Part of the Brassica oleracea var. oleracea cultivar TO1000 chromosome C8, BOL, whole genome shotgun sequence genome is shown below.
AGAAGCCAAATCGCAACATCAAACAGCCATACACGTCAGATACCATGGATAATTTCACGTTTAGATAAAAATAAAAAAACCTTTTCTCTGTCTCTCTCGAACAGAAAAAGAACTCCCACGAAAGAACAGTTAGCTCCGGCCGTCGCCTCTACGTTGATGTTGAGACCAAAAAAAAAAAAAAAAANNNNNNNNNNNNNNNNNNNNNNNNNNNNNNNNNNNNNNNNNNNNNNNNNNNNNNNNNNNNNNNNNNNNNNNNNNNNNNNNNNNNNNNNNNNNNNNNNNNNNNNNNNNNNNNNNNNNNNAAAAAAAAAAAAAAACAGCCGTTCACGTCTGTTACTGTCCAATCTTTTCGAACAAGAGTCGGAAACAAAGCACCTCATATTTATGACAAACGACATTTTAGTGTGTTTAAACTCATTTTAGTGTTATGTCTGAAGTTACTTTAAATTTATCTTTTAAACTACATTTTATGTAATATTTTTTTATTCATATTTTAAAATGTTATCTTTTAAATTTTTTTAAAACAATTTTTTTCTTCCAGGAAAACATATATATTTAAATAAGTTATTCTAATAGAAATGAAAAACTACAATTTTAACTAAATCATTTTAATTCTCAATTTTGAATGTATTATATTTATATCTATGTTGACCAAACTATTTTAATCCGCTAACTGTAACCGATAAATATAACTAATGGCACTAAATGATTGGCTTTCAAGAAGATTAAATGTTTTGATTATCAGAAATATGAGATTTATTGTATCTGAACTTTTTTGAAGTTAGGAATTATATTCTTGATTTTCTATTTTAGATCTTCATTTTTTTAATTCTTATATAAATCCTTTTCTTGAAGATCAAAATTCAAAATCGTCGTCGACAAGATTCCCAACACATATTGGGCCTTTCCGGCCCATTTAACTCCACACGAGTCCACCTTATGAGCAGCGTAACAGTGCACTACAAGAAACGAAGACATAGAATCTCCACTCCAATTCTATAAAGGATCATAGTCAAGGAGGTACCATAACAATCATCAGGGACACAAGTTATAGTAGTGTTTTCAGACTAATATCAAAAACATATTGTAACTCGAACACAACATAGAAAAAACATGCTAGAACTCTACCATTCTACGGCCGAGATACCATTGTGTCACAAGCATTCTTGGTAGCTTCTGGTTCTGCATTCTTCTCATATTCTTCAGCTTTTCTTCCTCTTGGAACTGGAGATAGACTATACAATCAAAACATTACCATCAACATTTACAGAGACATCCCAATGAGTGCAAGTGAGAAACCAAAGCCATTACTATAATTTACCTTCTGTATCTGTCATAAGAAGGACTCCTTTGTCTACCATTATCAGGACTCCTATGTCCATAATCTGCTGGACTCATGCGTCTTTCACAAGCTGCTGGACTCTTGCTTCTGTCATAAGCTGATGGACTCCTCCCGCGTCTGTCATAAGCTGATGGACTCCTGCGTCTGTCATAAGCTGATGGACTCCTCCTGCGTCTGTCATAAGCTGCTGGACTCCTGCCTCTGTCATATTCAGGGCTTCGAGGACGACCATAATCAGGAATTGGACGCCTATGATACGCAGGGCTAGGAGATCTCTTCGGACTACCACCACCACGTCGGTCATCTCTTTCATCATCATCATTTAAGCCATACTCAACAGCAATAACCTTGCCCAATATTTGGCTGCAGGCACAAAAGGTGATGTGTTCGATAAAAAAAAAGCTGCTACCACCACCACCATGTTAAATATTTGGATAAAGAAAAAGTATCAGGCGGCTGTGTTGCTATTTACCTTCTTTGAGTAGCCTCAAAGGCTTTTGTAGCATCTTCTTGAGTTGCAAACTGAGCAAATAAGTAGTTGCTCCTCATACGTACGTTGATGACCTTTCCATAGGGTTGAAAGTGCTCTACAATGTCGACTTCTTTTGTTCTAAAGGGGTCGAAGTTGCAGACAAACAATGTCTTTGTAGGCTTCTGATATGACCCATCACCATGCCTGCTGCGTTAACCCTGAAAGCCAGACAAGTAAAGAGTTTTTAACAAGTAGGAAACAAAGTGAGAGCTTCACGAAAAAAAAACGAGAACACTATATATATATATATACCCTCCCCCATTCAACT
Proteins encoded:
- the LOC106311310 gene encoding LOW QUALITY PROTEIN: serine/arginine-rich splicing factor RS31 (The sequence of the model RefSeq protein was modified relative to this genomic sequence to represent the inferred CDS: inserted 1 base in 1 codon; deleted 2 bases in 1 codon; substituted 1 base at 1 genomic stop codon), which translates into the protein MLTTPWKRXLHLLYTSLHIYAGFGFVYFEDERDAEDAIRKLHNYRFEKRTLSVEWGRGXRSRHGDGSYQKPTKTLFVCNFDPFRTKEVDIVEHFQPYGKVINVRMRSNYLFAQFATQEDATKAFEATQRSQILGKVIAVEYGLNDDDERDDRRGGGSPKRSPSPAYHRRPIPDYGRPRSPEYDRGRTYDRRGRSPSAYDRSKSPAACERRMSPADYGHRSPDNGRQRSPSYDRYRSLSPVPRGRKAEEYEECRTRSYQECL